The Arenicella xantha genome window below encodes:
- a CDS encoding nitrite/sulfite reductase: MYQYDSIDKTIVAERVEQFRDQVKRHLAGELSASDLQPLRLRNGLYMQIHAHMLRVSIPYGLLSAQQMRTLAHVARKYDRGYGHFTTRQNIQFNWPALADVPDILEDLSKVEMHSIQTSGNCIRNISSDHYAGVATDEIIDPRPYCEIIRQWSTLHPEFYWLPRKFKIAVTGATTDRAAVQFHDIGLEVVEHATQGIGFRVYVGGGLGRTPVIGKVIKEFLPRADILSYCEAVLRVYNLHGRRDNKFKARIKILVNALGIDEFRDQVEADWAHFKDGELKLHDTDFETMQGFFPPPNYVELDDGDTRVEKWRQLDSRFKAWYDNNTAAHRQAGYRIVNVSLKEHGVAPGDATDAQMDALADIAEQFSFGEIRVTHEQNLVLADVEERQLLDIWKALDAVRLATPNIGSVNDMICCPGLDFCSLANASSISIAKQINEKFNDFQALYDIGEVKLKMSGCMNACGHHHVGHIGILGVDKKGEEWYQLTVGGDASNQAALGARLGPAIAKDKVSDAIDDILSVYREQRDEGERLLDTFRRVGVDPFKDRVYAEEA, from the coding sequence ATGTATCAGTACGACTCCATTGACAAAACCATTGTTGCGGAACGCGTTGAGCAATTTCGCGACCAGGTTAAGCGTCACCTAGCGGGCGAGTTAAGCGCGTCTGACTTACAACCACTGCGATTGCGCAATGGCTTGTATATGCAGATTCACGCTCACATGTTGCGTGTCTCTATTCCATATGGATTGCTAAGTGCCCAACAAATGCGCACCTTGGCACATGTAGCGCGCAAATATGACCGCGGCTACGGGCATTTTACTACACGGCAAAATATTCAATTTAACTGGCCTGCGCTGGCCGACGTGCCAGACATTTTGGAAGATTTGTCGAAAGTCGAAATGCACTCGATACAGACTAGCGGCAACTGCATCCGCAATATTTCATCTGATCATTACGCCGGCGTCGCGACCGATGAAATCATCGATCCTCGTCCTTATTGTGAGATTATTCGGCAGTGGTCGACGTTACACCCAGAATTCTACTGGTTGCCCCGCAAATTCAAGATCGCCGTGACTGGCGCGACCACCGACCGCGCGGCTGTGCAGTTTCATGATATTGGTCTAGAAGTGGTCGAGCATGCGACCCAAGGCATTGGTTTTCGCGTGTATGTAGGTGGCGGCTTAGGTCGAACGCCGGTGATTGGCAAAGTCATTAAAGAATTTCTGCCCCGCGCGGATATCCTTTCGTACTGCGAAGCCGTTCTGCGTGTTTATAATTTACACGGTCGTCGCGACAACAAGTTCAAAGCACGCATCAAAATTTTGGTTAACGCGCTAGGTATTGATGAATTCCGCGATCAAGTAGAGGCCGATTGGGCGCATTTTAAAGATGGTGAACTAAAACTACACGACACCGACTTCGAAACCATGCAGGGATTTTTCCCGCCACCGAATTATGTTGAACTCGATGACGGTGATACGCGAGTTGAAAAATGGCGTCAGTTAGACAGCCGTTTCAAAGCATGGTACGACAACAATACTGCCGCACATCGGCAAGCTGGCTATCGCATTGTTAATGTCTCGTTGAAAGAACACGGCGTCGCACCAGGTGATGCCACTGATGCGCAAATGGACGCATTAGCTGATATCGCCGAGCAATTCAGCTTTGGCGAAATTCGCGTAACACACGAACAAAACCTAGTATTGGCCGACGTCGAAGAACGCCAACTACTCGATATATGGAAGGCACTAGACGCAGTGAGATTGGCCACACCAAATATCGGTTCGGTTAACGATATGATTTGTTGTCCTGGGCTAGACTTTTGCTCACTTGCAAACGCTAGCTCAATCTCTATTGCCAAGCAAATTAATGAGAAGTTCAACGACTTCCAAGCGCTCTATGATATTGGCGAAGTAAAACTCAAGATGTCTGGTTGCATGAACGCTTGCGGTCATCATCATGTTGGACATATTGGTATTCTTGGCGTCGACAAAAAAGGCGAAGAGTGGTATCAGCTCACGGTAGGCGGCGATGCGTCAAATCAAGCTGCGTTGGGCGCTCGCTTAGGCCCAGCGATTGCTAAGGATAAAGTCAGCGATGCAATTGACGATATATTGAGCGTGTATCGCGAGCAACGTGACGAAGGAGAACGCTTGCTTGATACCTTCCGTCGCGTCGGGGTCGATCCGTTCAAAGACAGAGTCTACGCGGAGGAAGCGTAA
- a CDS encoding DUF934 domain-containing protein, whose product MVANRSIKARPKATPDRIQENIQTAQAILDHAIVDNDLLHIAETEELTIGDLPEGNISVPLNLWLENKDDLKRRSGVLAVQIAADEDPADLIDDLADISMIVLPFVSHVDGRSYTHASTLRKRYNYTGEIRAIGDVKFDQLGFLTRVGCNAFELPESENLSTALRAFSEFSEVYQPSADQSRLIFSRRRAIH is encoded by the coding sequence ATGGTAGCAAATCGCAGTATTAAAGCACGCCCGAAGGCTACGCCAGATCGAATACAAGAAAACATTCAAACCGCTCAGGCGATACTCGATCATGCCATTGTCGATAACGATTTACTGCATATTGCTGAAACCGAGGAGTTAACGATAGGTGACTTACCCGAGGGCAATATTAGCGTTCCACTCAACCTTTGGCTTGAGAATAAAGACGATCTAAAACGCCGCTCAGGAGTACTCGCGGTGCAGATTGCTGCCGACGAAGATCCAGCCGACTTGATCGATGACTTAGCGGATATCAGCATGATCGTGCTGCCGTTTGTTAGCCACGTTGATGGTCGCTCCTACACGCACGCATCGACCTTACGCAAACGCTATAACTATACTGGTGAGATACGCGCTATCGGCGATGTTAAATTTGATCAGCTGGGCTTCTTGACTCGGGTTGGTTGTAATGCATTTGAATTACCAGAGAGCGAGAACCTCTCTACCGCTTTACGAGCATTTTCAGAGTTCAGTGAGGTTTATCAACCGTCTGCGGACCAGTCACGCTTAATTTTTTCACGACGTCGCGCCATTCACTGA
- a CDS encoding SDR family NAD(P)-dependent oxidoreductase yields MKSKTALITGASVGIGRATALILAEQGYQLILLARRLDKLQELQNELSVASHLIACDINDHEALDQALQNLPQAFKDIDVLVNNAGLALGLNPADTADWSDWQTMIQTNCVSLAYLTHQVLPAMVARNTGHVINLGSIAGNYAYRGGNAYGATKAFVAQFSKNLRADLLGKQIRVTNLVPGIIGNTEFSLVRFHGDKDSANAVYQDCQALTPEDIAETIRWVVSLPEHVNINEIELMPTCQASGGLAVSKSN; encoded by the coding sequence ATGAAATCTAAAACTGCACTTATCACTGGCGCCTCTGTTGGCATTGGACGTGCCACTGCCCTGATACTTGCTGAGCAAGGGTATCAACTGATCTTGCTAGCGCGACGACTCGATAAGTTGCAAGAGTTACAGAATGAATTGTCGGTAGCATCACATTTGATAGCCTGCGATATAAATGATCACGAGGCGTTAGACCAAGCATTACAAAATTTACCGCAAGCCTTTAAAGATATAGATGTGCTCGTGAATAACGCGGGGTTGGCACTTGGCTTGAATCCGGCTGATACTGCTGATTGGAGTGATTGGCAGACCATGATTCAAACGAACTGTGTGTCATTGGCCTACTTAACGCACCAAGTGTTACCGGCGATGGTCGCGCGCAACACCGGACATGTCATCAATTTGGGATCAATTGCCGGAAACTATGCTTACCGCGGTGGCAATGCGTATGGCGCAACCAAGGCATTTGTGGCGCAGTTCTCTAAAAATTTGCGAGCTGATTTGTTAGGTAAGCAAATTCGGGTGACTAATCTGGTGCCCGGCATTATCGGCAATACGGAGTTCTCCTTGGTACGTTTTCACGGTGATAAGGACTCTGCTAATGCGGTTTACCAAGATTGTCAGGCCCTAACGCCGGAAGATATCGCCGAGACAATCCGCTGGGTTGTTAGCTTACCTGAGCACGTGAACATTAATGAAATTGAGTTGATGCCGACATGTCAGGCTTCTGGCGGCTTGGCTGTAAGCAAGTCGAATTAA
- a CDS encoding PQQ-dependent sugar dehydrogenase, with the protein MGRFKHIIKGFIALGLLLVLSVHNASARDEYLGWWGDMYGGQSQSNDAVCQMCHERGGGGNGWNRYGWLVRELYGLNSNISNLEQRLKTSLEDVEDLLSDPNNGGSPTFLQEINAGAQPGWRQGAVNLIRFRGDATPSKVISPPTTLPCALLIDQGDTERTCSTVNPIPTAITKGGPELGLKTVANGFTAPVAALTAPDEPAHMYVVEQGGSVWRVALATGEKQLFLDFSAELVADYGSPIPGFPGYDERGLLGFAFHPDYANNRKIITYYSAPYVAGAAHFSTMPTGQAADHMSVVTEWQVLGPMSASPQLDNKRSILIVDQPQYNHNGGMLEFGPQGYLFIALGDGGNANDAGDGHVLDGNARDFTSPLGAILRIDIDAPAPANGRYGIPIDNPFVGQTGLDEIYVYGLRNPYRFAVEQGTGNAFDLYIGDVGQDAIEEINRVPSAAAGANLGWNYKEGSFYFSVVDGLTYVSETPPNGQTHPPLMDPVVEYDHGEGISVIGGQVYRGSAIPQLNGHYVFGDWGRGFGTPDGRLFYIDANDTMRELRLNRALGMHVTGFGEGPDGELYVVGSPDFVVSANTGSLQKLEPVESMCFALKALNQAVAMICL; encoded by the coding sequence ATGGGTAGGTTTAAGCACATAATCAAGGGCTTTATAGCGCTCGGATTACTATTGGTATTGAGTGTACACAATGCCAGCGCGCGTGATGAATATTTAGGTTGGTGGGGCGACATGTACGGTGGTCAGTCGCAATCAAATGATGCTGTCTGTCAGATGTGTCACGAGCGCGGTGGCGGCGGTAATGGCTGGAATAGGTATGGTTGGCTAGTACGAGAACTATATGGGTTAAATAGTAATATTTCTAATCTCGAGCAGCGCCTAAAGACGAGCTTAGAAGATGTTGAAGATCTGTTAAGTGACCCAAATAATGGCGGCTCACCGACTTTTTTGCAGGAAATTAATGCCGGCGCGCAACCCGGGTGGCGTCAAGGCGCGGTTAATCTAATTCGCTTTAGAGGTGATGCTACACCAAGCAAAGTAATTAGCCCGCCCACAACGTTGCCGTGCGCTTTGTTGATTGATCAAGGTGATACTGAACGAACTTGCTCGACCGTCAACCCAATACCAACGGCTATTACTAAAGGAGGCCCGGAGCTGGGCTTGAAAACTGTTGCGAATGGTTTTACTGCGCCAGTTGCAGCGTTAACCGCGCCCGATGAGCCAGCTCACATGTATGTGGTCGAGCAAGGTGGTTCGGTTTGGCGTGTGGCGTTGGCGACCGGTGAGAAGCAATTGTTTTTAGACTTTAGTGCCGAGTTGGTTGCTGATTATGGTAGCCCAATTCCTGGTTTTCCAGGCTACGATGAGCGTGGACTATTAGGCTTTGCCTTTCATCCAGATTATGCCAATAACCGCAAAATCATTACTTACTATTCAGCTCCTTATGTAGCTGGAGCGGCACATTTTTCGACTATGCCGACAGGGCAAGCGGCTGACCACATGTCAGTGGTAACCGAGTGGCAAGTGTTAGGTCCAATGTCGGCGTCGCCACAATTAGATAACAAGCGCAGCATATTGATTGTCGACCAGCCGCAGTATAATCACAATGGCGGTATGCTCGAGTTTGGGCCACAAGGCTATCTATTTATAGCATTGGGCGACGGTGGTAACGCCAACGATGCCGGTGATGGTCATGTGTTAGACGGCAATGCTCGAGATTTTACTTCGCCATTAGGGGCAATACTTAGGATTGATATTGATGCTCCCGCGCCCGCCAATGGACGATATGGCATACCGATCGATAATCCGTTTGTAGGACAAACAGGCTTAGATGAAATCTATGTTTACGGTTTACGTAACCCATATCGATTTGCCGTTGAGCAAGGCACAGGCAATGCTTTTGATTTGTATATTGGTGATGTTGGGCAGGACGCCATTGAAGAGATAAACCGCGTGCCATCTGCGGCCGCCGGCGCTAACCTTGGATGGAACTACAAAGAGGGTAGCTTCTATTTTTCCGTAGTCGATGGCTTAACCTACGTAAGTGAAACGCCACCGAACGGTCAAACCCATCCCCCATTAATGGACCCTGTGGTCGAGTACGACCACGGTGAAGGTATATCTGTGATTGGCGGTCAGGTGTATCGAGGCTCGGCAATACCGCAGCTAAACGGTCATTATGTGTTTGGTGACTGGGGGCGCGGGTTTGGCACTCCTGATGGTCGCCTGTTCTATATTGATGCCAATGACACTATGCGTGAGCTAAGACTAAATCGGGCGCTGGGTATGCATGTTACCGGTTTTGGCGAAGGCCCAGACGGCGAGTTGTATGTGGTCGGTAGTCCAGACTTTGTGGTGTCGGCTAATACCGGTAGCTTGCAGAAATTAGAGCCAGTCGAATCGATGTGCTTTGCACTCAAGGCGCTTAATCAAGCGGTGGCGATGATTTGTCTTTAG
- a CDS encoding DUF1501 domain-containing protein, whose product MDRRQFLQSSLYTSLLFGAGSLPRFVNDAIAGFEPLENRLLVNLLLEGGPDFRHLIVPEFDSNTNSFGYQYWSHRWRSHDLSENPTSWQQRWNDDYYPITVGAGNWTGGLADPANINSGVTFGIWREAGWLIDMFRAGNVAVVCNAVGGTNRAHDLSTLQLNQGNVLSGLNNGDRSGWGGRLARSAGGNMISVTNTPSGFCFGPQGLAPNYDHNAIDNRDLIAVQNSREIGLNEYDLTQNQFYRPQDKMARALKNYYQGARNEQVSEAYEKFMDHESKVREFGRRIREQLADLPEPPHIEALHRAISIDGVPVNPNANNEARRVLRNGYGFGRQIRNLYDVCAANHILDVRAVSMSYGGWDSHGDQRQGANAQDVNDPDLNRGIENGFKDIFGGRYGNTPVDGNALHGGFSALWAEMNSLDLDKMVITVAGEFGRQIRDNGDGGTDHGKGNIMFVIGERVNGGVYGELFPEAEIDKYDDLSLNTPDIDPRTSIDPLFASVCDWVAPNSGSVVFPRTAPGYIGEAAIIESAGMFASLLS is encoded by the coding sequence ATGGATAGACGTCAATTTTTACAATCATCTTTATACACAAGTCTGTTATTTGGAGCGGGTTCTTTACCGCGTTTCGTTAACGATGCAATCGCTGGTTTCGAGCCTTTAGAAAACCGACTCTTGGTTAATCTATTGTTAGAGGGCGGCCCGGATTTTCGCCATCTAATTGTTCCGGAGTTCGACAGTAACACCAATAGCTTTGGTTACCAGTATTGGAGTCACCGCTGGCGATCGCATGATCTATCAGAGAACCCAACAAGCTGGCAGCAACGTTGGAATGATGACTATTATCCGATCACAGTCGGTGCCGGTAACTGGACTGGTGGTTTGGCAGATCCCGCGAATATCAACAGTGGTGTAACGTTTGGAATTTGGCGAGAGGCCGGTTGGTTAATCGACATGTTTCGCGCTGGCAATGTGGCGGTTGTGTGTAATGCCGTGGGGGGTACTAACCGAGCACATGACTTATCTACGTTGCAGCTAAACCAAGGAAACGTACTGTCTGGGCTGAATAATGGCGATCGTTCTGGTTGGGGCGGAAGGTTAGCGCGTTCCGCTGGCGGTAATATGATTTCAGTTACTAATACGCCTAGTGGTTTCTGCTTTGGTCCACAGGGGCTTGCTCCAAACTATGATCATAATGCGATCGATAATCGTGACCTAATTGCGGTGCAAAACTCTCGCGAAATCGGGCTGAATGAGTACGATTTAACGCAAAATCAGTTTTATCGGCCACAAGATAAAATGGCGCGGGCGCTCAAGAATTACTATCAAGGTGCACGGAACGAACAGGTCAGTGAGGCGTACGAAAAATTCATGGATCATGAGAGTAAGGTCCGAGAGTTTGGTCGACGTATTCGAGAACAATTGGCTGATTTACCAGAACCACCGCATATAGAGGCGTTGCATCGAGCTATTTCAATTGATGGCGTTCCGGTCAACCCTAATGCCAATAATGAAGCACGCCGAGTACTGCGTAATGGCTACGGATTTGGCCGACAAATACGCAATCTCTATGACGTGTGCGCGGCTAACCACATACTCGACGTTCGGGCTGTGTCTATGAGTTACGGTGGTTGGGACAGCCATGGAGATCAGCGGCAAGGTGCTAACGCACAAGATGTTAATGACCCCGATCTTAATCGTGGTATTGAAAACGGTTTCAAGGATATTTTTGGTGGACGGTACGGCAATACTCCGGTCGACGGCAATGCGCTACATGGTGGCTTTTCTGCATTGTGGGCTGAAATGAACTCACTAGACCTAGATAAAATGGTGATTACTGTTGCTGGCGAATTTGGCCGACAGATTCGCGACAATGGGGATGGTGGTACCGATCACGGTAAAGGTAATATCATGTTCGTAATCGGCGAGCGAGTTAATGGTGGTGTGTATGGAGAGTTATTCCCTGAAGCCGAAATTGATAAGTACGATGACCTGTCGCTAAATACGCCCGATATTGATCCTCGCACTAGCATTGATCCGCTGTTCGCGTCGGTTTGTGATTGGGTTGCGCCTAATTCAGGCAGCGTTGTGTTTCCGCGTACAGCTCCAGGCTACATCGGTGAAGCTGCAATTATTGAGTCCGCCGGTATGTTTGCCAGCTTGTTGAGTTAG
- a CDS encoding DUF1800 family protein yields the protein MLAPKRVGWSSVYLSIRWLKTTVLVLIIMLMLVATLPASAQLNHAERQKITAVMSVINLYLLDQVSSYQLTLGQLESSSVSISSDFEATFDAQAHDIEVCFILQRSGAFNPGNFSFSINGVPQLADNQATLGENCYLLPVNQQLATNTLLFAVNPGTTVRLSRVGIEPAVQTRLGLQRLTRSGWDEQAVRKVLKIFAFGGHASDAQILEWSYMRPRVAITQMLNFNEHNQRLSPMSRGETYTETAHSHGTLRGFFDYIGSSTSNIPIPVEQREYLSIDGYRFDSTFSRMIAMRGLNPFRQRIGFWETNYHLATNLDAGVSRRQMVQYYDEIMQAHEARLPYHEVMGVAAKSAAVAMQYGHRRNQWVQRDGEWVCECNDDFAREIHQLFYGIFGASDPHHEDGTIRETAKMLTDMRVPYIDTFGFDISVSFEQERHHLDDLTILGTTITGSDASAKIDNLMPVSIMHPESLFNLPVTIISDLADDNLNEARRDQIRAAWAALGPNKDFLTFIHIYATSNLFHSPDQFKYLTSFERAFYTANKFNIDNIEAFFSNDYYNGLDGNAGREVDGVLEGDNSNEVFRPLHNVFGGQTSQEASDSAVAFEKNYNRSATPEEWQFRNQLPIECETCDQGLAWQKDWTKIIPPVNGGYSADYVARWLWMHAVGSFDNYTELERAHLLAILGANRLANTTPGEDPEYYWQIGQRYPFFDINFLLCIREDRRENGISNNSLADIMSFQSWNNYCLFNYDGEPNYAEHERQAFELSFSGDELQNSNQDPFPYLRGLMAELAVAPVALTSSDAIQKRRANERVQAAIAFIFATPYVFAEGQ from the coding sequence ATGTTAGCCCCTAAGCGGGTTGGTTGGTCTTCGGTGTATCTATCTATTCGCTGGTTGAAAACAACGGTATTGGTTTTGATCATTATGTTGATGCTGGTAGCGACTTTGCCTGCCAGTGCTCAGCTCAATCACGCCGAGCGGCAAAAAATAACCGCAGTCATGAGCGTGATAAACTTGTATCTACTAGATCAAGTTTCGTCCTACCAACTCACTCTAGGGCAGCTCGAGTCCTCGTCGGTAAGCATTAGTAGTGATTTCGAAGCCACTTTCGACGCGCAGGCGCACGACATTGAGGTTTGTTTTATATTGCAACGTAGCGGTGCGTTTAACCCAGGCAACTTCAGTTTTAGCATTAATGGTGTACCGCAATTGGCCGATAACCAAGCGACCCTCGGTGAAAATTGTTATCTGCTACCGGTTAATCAACAGCTTGCCACCAATACGCTTCTATTCGCAGTTAACCCAGGAACAACGGTACGGCTATCGCGGGTTGGAATTGAGCCTGCAGTGCAAACACGCCTCGGACTCCAAAGGCTAACGCGCAGTGGTTGGGATGAGCAAGCGGTGCGCAAAGTATTAAAGATATTTGCTTTTGGTGGTCATGCGAGTGATGCCCAAATTCTCGAGTGGTCATACATGCGGCCGCGAGTGGCGATTACTCAAATGCTGAACTTCAACGAGCATAACCAGCGCTTATCCCCTATGTCGCGCGGTGAAACCTATACTGAGACAGCACACTCACATGGCACGCTACGCGGGTTCTTTGACTACATCGGTTCCAGCACTTCAAATATCCCGATCCCGGTTGAGCAACGAGAGTATCTGTCGATTGATGGATATCGCTTCGATTCAACGTTTAGTCGCATGATCGCTATGCGCGGATTAAATCCATTTCGCCAACGCATTGGTTTTTGGGAGACCAACTATCACCTCGCCACGAACTTAGATGCAGGCGTTAGTCGTCGGCAGATGGTTCAGTACTATGATGAGATTATGCAGGCTCATGAGGCACGCTTGCCTTATCACGAAGTAATGGGTGTGGCGGCTAAGTCAGCGGCAGTCGCTATGCAGTACGGCCACCGTCGGAATCAGTGGGTACAACGAGATGGTGAGTGGGTCTGTGAGTGCAATGACGACTTTGCGCGAGAAATTCACCAATTGTTCTATGGCATATTTGGCGCTAGTGATCCACATCACGAAGATGGCACGATTCGTGAAACAGCCAAAATGCTGACCGATATGCGAGTTCCCTACATAGATACCTTTGGGTTTGATATCAGCGTGTCGTTTGAGCAAGAACGCCATCATCTAGATGACTTAACTATATTGGGTACGACGATTACTGGTAGCGATGCCAGCGCCAAAATTGATAACTTGATGCCAGTTTCAATCATGCATCCAGAAAGTTTGTTCAATTTACCTGTCACCATTATCAGTGATTTGGCGGATGACAATTTGAATGAGGCGAGACGAGATCAAATACGGGCAGCGTGGGCCGCTTTAGGGCCAAATAAGGATTTTCTCACGTTTATACATATTTATGCGACGTCTAACTTGTTTCATAGCCCGGATCAATTCAAGTACTTAACCAGTTTTGAGCGCGCCTTTTATACGGCTAACAAGTTCAATATTGATAATATCGAAGCGTTTTTTAGTAACGATTATTACAATGGTCTCGATGGAAATGCTGGTCGTGAGGTCGACGGAGTATTGGAGGGAGACAACTCAAATGAGGTGTTTCGGCCGTTACATAATGTGTTTGGTGGCCAGACCTCGCAAGAAGCCTCTGATTCTGCGGTGGCGTTTGAGAAAAACTACAACCGTAGCGCTACACCTGAAGAATGGCAGTTCCGAAATCAGCTACCAATAGAATGTGAAACCTGTGATCAGGGCTTGGCCTGGCAAAAGGATTGGACCAAAATTATTCCACCAGTAAATGGTGGTTATAGCGCGGATTACGTGGCGCGCTGGCTATGGATGCATGCGGTTGGCTCATTTGATAACTATACGGAATTAGAGCGCGCGCACCTGTTAGCAATTTTGGGAGCTAACCGTTTAGCAAATACGACTCCCGGTGAAGATCCAGAATACTATTGGCAAATCGGTCAACGTTATCCGTTTTTCGATATTAATTTCTTGTTGTGTATACGAGAAGATCGCCGAGAAAATGGTATTTCCAATAACAGTTTGGCCGATATTATGTCGTTTCAGTCATGGAACAACTATTGCTTGTTCAATTATGACGGCGAGCCCAATTACGCAGAGCACGAAAGACAAGCATTCGAGCTTAGTTTCAGTGGTGACGAGTTGCAAAATAGTAATCAAGATCCGTTTCCTTATCTCAGAGGTTTGATGGCTGAATTAGCCGTTGCGCCAGTAGCACTGACTAGTAGCGATGCGATACAAAAGCGCCGCGCCAATGAGCGTGTACAGGCAGCTATAGCCTTCATTTTTGCTACACCATACGTGTTCGCGGAGGGCCAATAA
- a CDS encoding PQQ-dependent sugar dehydrogenase, producing the protein MKLRCLCLSIAVGSTMFTTSPTVQARLAYLGAWQNYYPTSTSDDIQCQLCHQNADGGSPWNAYGWELREIFLGNDATTIEEAFILTEALVLDNNPLGAEVYDEIISNFQPGWSDGAVNSVFHQAGDAEIETTNQQPAPLPMTGTTAYDFPPKLEDPIPEDIPVGAIDLGLVEVASGFNAPVRAVSAPGINGSIFVVEQTGRIYRVELATGQKTLFHTVQADLVPINQNGDERGLLGLAFHPNYQNNGLFYTYQSEPVDQSESADFTVSMPPGREILHRSKVVEYRASNASCNSAIRKTRTVMSIDQPQNNHNGGDIAFGADGHLYISLGDGGNRNDLGPGHGVLGNGRDNTTILGSILRIAPLSNNAANGQYGIPADNPFVGNGNAGIDEIFAYGFRNPYRISFDAATGELYTGDVGQYEVEEINKVIKGGNYGWNWKEGSFFFYTPTIGIDAYVSSVASPNSPNDLIDPIGQYDHDEGISVIGGYVYRGSEITELAGQYVFGDFLKPLLYLNPSNNQISKFRLVNQLSGYITGFGQDNENELYVVTNNLTSPAGADGKLLRLIDPSVAHTFPSAVEETSVCPADPDFCVPIITKTQAVSLVCL; encoded by the coding sequence ATGAAACTTCGTTGTTTGTGCTTGTCGATCGCTGTTGGCTCAACCATGTTTACCACCAGCCCAACGGTTCAAGCCCGTTTAGCCTATCTGGGCGCGTGGCAAAATTACTATCCGACTTCTACGTCAGATGATATTCAGTGCCAGTTATGTCATCAAAATGCTGACGGGGGCTCTCCTTGGAATGCCTATGGTTGGGAACTAAGGGAAATCTTCTTAGGTAATGACGCAACGACCATTGAAGAGGCATTTATATTAACCGAAGCATTGGTGCTGGATAACAACCCTTTGGGAGCCGAGGTGTATGATGAAATTATCAGTAATTTTCAACCGGGTTGGAGTGACGGTGCGGTCAACTCAGTGTTCCATCAAGCTGGTGATGCTGAAATAGAAACAACCAATCAGCAACCAGCACCGTTACCGATGACCGGAACAACCGCTTACGATTTTCCACCAAAGCTAGAAGACCCGATCCCCGAAGACATTCCAGTCGGTGCGATTGACCTGGGTTTAGTCGAGGTTGCCAGTGGCTTTAATGCGCCGGTCAGGGCCGTTAGTGCACCAGGCATCAACGGCAGTATTTTTGTGGTGGAACAAACTGGTCGTATTTATCGAGTTGAGCTAGCAACTGGGCAAAAAACTTTATTTCACACTGTGCAAGCCGACTTGGTGCCAATCAATCAAAATGGTGATGAACGCGGTCTACTTGGTTTAGCATTTCATCCAAATTATCAAAATAATGGCCTGTTCTATACGTATCAGTCGGAACCGGTCGATCAGTCTGAGAGTGCTGACTTTACTGTGTCTATGCCGCCAGGCCGCGAGATACTGCACCGGTCAAAGGTGGTCGAGTACCGCGCCTCAAATGCGAGTTGCAACTCAGCTATTCGTAAAACCCGAACCGTGATGAGTATTGATCAGCCGCAAAATAACCACAATGGTGGTGATATAGCATTCGGCGCCGACGGTCATCTGTACATCTCATTAGGTGATGGTGGTAACCGAAATGACTTAGGGCCAGGGCATGGTGTACTCGGTAATGGGCGTGACAATACCACTATACTGGGCAGTATTTTGCGCATTGCGCCATTGAGCAATAATGCCGCCAATGGTCAATACGGAATCCCCGCTGACAACCCATTTGTCGGCAACGGTAACGCCGGTATCGATGAAATTTTTGCTTATGGGTTTCGTAATCCTTATCGCATCTCATTTGATGCGGCAACTGGTGAGTTGTATACCGGTGACGTGGGGCAATACGAAGTTGAGGAGATCAATAAGGTCATTAAAGGCGGGAACTATGGCTGGAATTGGAAGGAGGGCAGCTTCTTTTTCTACACGCCCACTATTGGTATTGATGCGTATGTAAGCTCGGTAGCTTCCCCGAATTCGCCCAACGATTTAATCGACCCAATTGGTCAATATGATCATGATGAAGGTATTTCCGTGATTGGTGGTTATGTGTATCGAGGTTCCGAAATCACCGAGCTAGCTGGTCAGTATGTATTCGGTGATTTTCTTAAACCGTTGCTGTATTTGAATCCGTCAAACAATCAGATTAGTAAGTTCCGGTTGGTGAATCAGTTGTCTGGATACATAACTGGTTTCGGTCAAGACAATGAAAACGAGCTATATGTGGTCACAAACAATCTCACCAGTCCTGCTGGCGCTGATGGGAAACTGCTTCGTCTGATTGATCCTTCGGTGGCTCACACTTTTCCAAGCGCCGTCGAAGAGACCTCAGTTTGCCCTGCAGACCCAGATTTTTGCGTCCCAATAATTACTAAGACACAAGCCGTTTCACTGGTTTGTCTGTGA